One part of the Paenibacillus silvisoli genome encodes these proteins:
- a CDS encoding serine hydrolase domain-containing protein produces MTQTELRLPRVRPEEVGIHPQAIMELLDEWQERKLELHSMMILRHGQVAAEGWWAPYAKQRPHMLFSLSKSFTSTAIGLAQAEGLLNVNDPVLSYFPDDVPESPSDHLRAMQIKHLLMMGTGHETDTSAGIHQAEDGNWARVILNVPVEREPGTHFVYNNGATYLLSAIVQKATGQKLLDYLQPRLFEPLGITGATWDECPRGINTGGWGLSLTTEGIAKFGQLFLQKGQWEGSQIVPEAWVEEATSKQINNGDDGENDWAQGYGYQFWRCRHGAYRGDGAFGQFCIVLQELDMVIAITSATNDMQGVMNAIWTKLLPAMEAEEAIARVENADTERLTARLAGLKLEPLSVEISSPREEAVSGIRFALEENPQQWRAITFRFEQDSAAITIEGGRDEAVNVISYGRGVWREGKGLIPDAQVFQPVDVLPVAASFTWLEPDKLSATVRFIETPFALTAEACFTEDGGLELGCRINVSFQSTDLMTIRGTA; encoded by the coding sequence ATGACACAAACAGAGCTTCGGCTGCCGAGAGTTCGGCCGGAAGAGGTTGGCATTCATCCGCAAGCGATAATGGAGCTGTTGGACGAATGGCAAGAGCGTAAGCTTGAACTGCATAGCATGATGATTTTGCGGCATGGCCAGGTGGCTGCCGAGGGCTGGTGGGCGCCGTACGCGAAGCAGCGGCCCCATATGCTGTTCTCGCTCAGCAAGAGCTTCACGTCAACGGCGATCGGACTTGCGCAAGCCGAAGGATTGCTGAACGTGAACGATCCGGTCCTCTCGTATTTCCCGGATGATGTGCCGGAGTCGCCATCCGACCATCTGCGGGCGATGCAGATTAAGCATCTGCTCATGATGGGGACAGGCCATGAAACCGATACATCGGCCGGCATTCATCAAGCGGAAGACGGTAACTGGGCACGCGTGATTCTCAACGTGCCGGTGGAGCGGGAGCCGGGTACGCATTTTGTGTATAACAACGGGGCGACCTACCTGCTATCCGCGATTGTGCAAAAGGCTACGGGACAGAAGCTGCTGGATTACCTGCAGCCGCGCCTGTTCGAGCCGCTTGGCATCACGGGAGCGACTTGGGACGAGTGCCCGCGCGGCATTAATACCGGTGGCTGGGGACTTTCGCTGACGACGGAAGGGATCGCGAAGTTCGGGCAGCTGTTTCTGCAGAAGGGGCAATGGGAAGGCAGTCAAATCGTTCCCGAGGCATGGGTTGAAGAAGCGACATCGAAGCAAATCAATAACGGCGACGACGGCGAAAACGATTGGGCGCAGGGCTACGGATACCAATTCTGGCGGTGCAGACATGGCGCCTATCGCGGCGACGGCGCATTCGGCCAGTTCTGCATCGTCCTGCAGGAGCTCGATATGGTCATTGCGATCACATCGGCGACGAACGATATGCAAGGGGTCATGAACGCCATCTGGACGAAGCTTCTTCCGGCTATGGAGGCCGAAGAAGCTATCGCGCGCGTTGAGAACGCCGACACAGAGCGGCTCACCGCGAGGCTGGCAGGCTTGAAGCTTGAGCCGCTTTCCGTTGAAATAAGCTCGCCGCGCGAAGAGGCCGTTTCCGGCATTCGGTTCGCGCTCGAAGAAAATCCGCAGCAATGGCGCGCCATTACGTTCCGCTTCGAGCAGGATTCGGCCGCCATCACGATAGAAGGAGGCCGCGACGAGGCGGTGAATGTGATCAGCTATGGCCGCGGCGTCTGGCGTGAAGGAAAGGGCTTGATTCCCGATGCCCAAGTGTTCCAGCCGGTTGATGTCCTGCCGGTTGCGGCGTCGTTCACATGGCTCGAGCCGGACAAGCTGTCCGCGACGGTCCGCTTTATTGAAACTCCTTTTGCCTTAACGGCTGAGGCATGTTTCACGGAGGATGGCGGGCTGGAGTTAGGCTGCCGGATCAATGTCTCCTTCCAGTCGACGGATCTTATGACGATCCGGGGGACTGCCTAA